The window GTTGGCGGCGACGATCTCATCCGTCGCGGCCTCCAACGCTTCCGCGATGCGGTCGAGGAGGCGGCTCTTCCGTGCGTCCGAGAGCCGTGCGATCTCGCGCGAGGCGGTCTTCGCGAGCAGCATCCGCTCGCCTGCGGTGACGGTCGTCAGACTCATCCGCTCAGTTTAGCGACGCGTCAGCACCGGTCCGGTCAGCGGGTGCTCCACCGGATGCGGATTCGGCGCGAACCATGTGCCGACCTCGTCGCCGCCGAGCGCGGACTCGACGAGGTCGATGCTCGTCACCAGCACGGCCACACCGGCGGCGGCGGCGAGCCGAGCGGCCGAGACCTTCGTGGCCGCTCCCCCGGTCCCGACACTGTTCACGACGACGGAACCGAACTCATAGCCCGAAAGATCGTCACCATACGGCACCTCGGCGATCGGCCGCGCCCCGGGCTCGTCCGGCGGCCGCGTGTACAGGCAGGCGATGTCGCTGAGCAGGACGAGAGCGTCTGCGCTGATGAGCTGGGCCACCAGGGCGGCGAGACGGTCGTTGTCGCCGAAGCGGATCTCGTGGGTGGCGACGGTGTCGTTCTCGTTGACGATCGGCAGGATGCGCAGGCCGAGAAGACGCTCCATCGCCCGGCGGGCATTGGAGCGATGGGTCGGATTCTCCAGGTCACCCGCCGTCAGCAGCACCTGCCCCGCCACCACGGCGAAGGGACGCAGTGCCTCTTGGTAGCGGTAGACGAGGATGTTCTGGCCCACCGCAGCGGCAGCCTGCTGCGTGGCCAGGTCGGAGGGCCTGGCATCGAGCGCGAGGAAGGGCATCCCGGTCGCGATCGCCCCCGACGAGACCAGGACGACCTCGGTGCCACGACCGTGCGCGGCGGCAAGAGCCTTCACGAGCGGCTGGATGTTCACCGCGTTGTCGCCGCTGATCGACGACGAGCCCACCTTGACGACGAGGCGCCTGGCCGCGGGCAGGTCGGCGCGCGAGCTCACGCTCACTCGTCGCCCTCGCGGATGCGCTCTGCCTCCAGCTCGGCGCGGGCGGCGGCCTTGGCGTCCATCCGCTCGTGGTAGCGCTCACGGCGCTGGTTGGTCGTGCGGCGCCCGTCGAGGTTGAAGCGCGGATCGGTGCCGCGCGGAGCCGTCATGAGCTCCGCGGCCGACGACAACGACGGATGCCAGTCGAACACCACGCTGTCGCCCTCGCCGATGACGACGGTCGCGCCCGGCGTCGCCCCGGCACGGAACAGTTCGTCTTCGACGCCCAGCTTGTCGAGCCGGTCGGCGAGGAAGCCGACGGCCTCTTCGTTCTGGAAGTCCGTCTGCTGCACCCACCGCACCGGCTTCTCGCCGAGAACGCGGTACACCGGGCCGTACGTGCCGCCCTCGACGCGCACCGAGAACTCCTTCTCGGACCCCTTGGGCCGGATGATGATGCGCTCGGGCGCCGGCTCAGCGGCGACCTCGGCACGGTGCTTCTCGACGATCTCGCCGAGCGCGAAGGTGAGCTCTCGCAGACCCGCGCGGCTCACCGTGGAGATCTCGAACACGCGGTAGCCGCGCTCCTCGAGATCGGGGCGCACCAGGTCGGCGAGATCACGCGCCTCGGGCACGTCGACCTTGTTCAGCGCGACGACCTGCGGGCGCTCCAGGAGCGGAACCTGGCCCTCGGGGACCTCGTAGGCGGCGAGCTCGGCGAGGATGACGTCGAGATCCGACAACGGGTCGCGGCCGGGCTCCAGGGTGGCGCAGTCGAGTACGTGGACCAGCGCGGTGCACCGCTCGACGTGACGCAGGAACTCGAGCCCGAGTCCACGACCGTCACTCGCGCCCTCGATGAGTCCGGGCACGTCGGCGACGGTGAAGCGGACGTCCCCGGCCTGCACGACACCGAGGTTCGGATGCAGCGTGGTGAACGGGTAGTCGGCGATCTTCGGTCGAGCTGCGGACACCGCGGCGATGAGGCTGGACTTGCCCGCCGAGGGGTAGCCCACCAGGGCGACGTCGGCGACGGTCTTCAGCTCGAGACGGACGTCCCCCTCCCATCCGGGGGTGCCCAGCAGAGCGAAGCCGGGGGCTTTGCGCTTGGTGGTCGCCAGCGCCGCGTTCCCCAGTCCGCCGCGTCCACCGGGCGCGACGACGAAACGGATGCCGGGCTCGACCATGTCGGCCAGGACGGTGCCGTCCTCGTCCTTCACGACGGTGCCGACCGGCACAGGCAGCTCGATGGGCTCGCCCATCGCGCCGGAACGGTTGTCACCCATCCCGAATCCGCCGTTCTCGGCCGTGCGGTGCGGCGAGTGGTGATACGACAGGAGCGTGGTCACCTGCGGGTCGGCGACGAGGACGATGTCTCCGCCGTTGCCGCCGTTGCCGCCGTCGGGGCCGGCGAGCGGCTTGAACTTCTCACGGCGCACCGACACGCAGCCGTTGCCGCCCTTGCCCGCGCGCAGGTGAAGCGTCACTCGATCGACGAACGTGACCATGGGTGCGCCCTCCTGGATATGAAGCGAGGGGCGGGCCGAAGCCCGCCCCTCGCCGACGTCTGCGTGTGACGGCGGATTACTCCGCGGCGCCCACGATGTTGACGACCTTGCGGCCGCCCTTGGTGCCGAACTGCACGGCGCCGGCCGACAGTGCGAACAGCGTGTCGTCGCCACCGCGGCCGACATTGGCGCCCGGGTGGAAGTGCGTGCCGCGCTGACGGACGATGATCTCGCCCGCGTTGACGACCTGGCCGCCGAAGCGCTTCACGCCGAGGCGCTGTGCGTTCGAGTCACGACCGTTACGAGTCGAGCTCGCGCCCTTTTTGTGTGCCATTTCTTCGCCTCTTCCTGGACTTACTTGATGCCGGTGACCTTGACGCGCGTGAGGTCCTGACGGTGACCCTGGCGCTTCTTGTAACCGGTCTTGTTCTTGAACTTCTGGATCACGATCTTCGGGCCGCGCTCCTCACCGAGGACCTCGGCGGTGACCGTCACCTTGGCGAGCTTCGCCGCGTCGGTCGTGACCGCGTCGCCGTCGACGAGCAGGACGGCCGGCAGCTCGAGGGTCTCGCCGATCTTCGCCTGCTGGCGGTCGAGAACGACGATCGTGCCGACCTCGACCTTTTCCTGCCGGCCGCCGGCGCGCACAACTGCGTAAACCACTTCACACCTGTTTCGTCTTGGGAGCGCTCGGCTCCGATTGTCTGGAGGGACTCCGCCAGGGGCGGAGAAGTCCGGTGATGCATCGACTCGCACATCGTCAAGCCGGGTGCCCAGCGATAGGGCGACGCACCAAAGGAAGAGTTTACCCGATCGAGGGCCGAGGTGGCAAAAGGAGCCGGAGCGCGTGTCGCGCATGCCCGCGCGTCTTCTGCCGCACCCTACGATCATCGGATGGCGATCCTCATCGACGACCCTCGCTGGCCCGCTCACGGACGCCTGTGGTCGCACCTGATCAGTGACAGCGACCTCGATGAGCTCCACGCCTTCGCCGCGGCCAACGGCATCCCCCGACGGGGTTTCGATGTCGATCATTACGACGTCCCCGACGACGCGCACGAGCGCCTCGTGTCCGCGGGGGCGCGCGCCGTCGACGGCCACACTCTCGTTCGCGCGTTGATCGCCTCAGGACTGCGTGTCACCGCCCGCGAACGTCGCGGACGGTGACACGGGGCTCATTCGCCGTCGGGAACGTGGACGACCGGCGTGCCGGTGAGCGCCGCGGTCGTCACGCGGCGACGTCCGCGACCCTGCCCCGGCGCCTTCGGCTCGGGTAGCGCGTCCAGGACGGAGTCGAGCAGCAGCTCCTTCTCCGACTTCGGCTTCGCCTCGTGGCGCGGCTTCTTGCGCTTGGCGCGAGGACGCTCCTCGACCTGCTCGACGACCTCGACCGTTGCGACCGACACCTCGACGTCGGACACGATCGCCTCCTCGGAACCCGGGTGGATCGTGGATGCGGCGATCTGAGCCAGAGCTGACTTCACGCCTGCGGTGATGACATGCGCCTGGCCAGCCGGAGCCTGGGGCTGGGTGTTCTGCCGCGAGCGGCGCCCGTTGCCGTTGGTGCCGCCACCGTTTCCGTTGCCGTTGCCGTTGGCGTTGCCGTTGCCCGCGCCTCCGCGGTGCTTGACGACAGGGTCGTGGTGGACGATGACGCCCCGCCCGGCGCACACCTCGCAGGCCTCACTAAAGGTCTCGAGAAGGCCGAGACCCAGCTTCTTACGGGTCATCTGCACGAGCCCCAGGGAGGTCACCTCGGCGACCTGGTGCTTCGTGCGGTCGCGACTCAGGCACTCGATCAGACGGCGCAGCACGAGGTCGCGGTTGGACTCCAGGACCATGTCGATGAAGTCGACGACGATGATGCCGCCGA is drawn from Microbacterium binotii and contains these coding sequences:
- the proB gene encoding glutamate 5-kinase; this encodes MSVSSRADLPAARRLVVKVGSSSISGDNAVNIQPLVKALAAAHGRGTEVVLVSSGAIATGMPFLALDARPSDLATQQAAAAVGQNILVYRYQEALRPFAVVAGQVLLTAGDLENPTHRSNARRAMERLLGLRILPIVNENDTVATHEIRFGDNDRLAALVAQLISADALVLLSDIACLYTRPPDEPGARPIAEVPYGDDLSGYEFGSVVVNSVGTGGAATKVSAARLAAAAGVAVLVTSIDLVESALGGDEVGTWFAPNPHPVEHPLTGPVLTRR
- the obgE gene encoding GTPase ObgE — translated: MVTFVDRVTLHLRAGKGGNGCVSVRREKFKPLAGPDGGNGGNGGDIVLVADPQVTTLLSYHHSPHRTAENGGFGMGDNRSGAMGEPIELPVPVGTVVKDEDGTVLADMVEPGIRFVVAPGGRGGLGNAALATTKRKAPGFALLGTPGWEGDVRLELKTVADVALVGYPSAGKSSLIAAVSAARPKIADYPFTTLHPNLGVVQAGDVRFTVADVPGLIEGASDGRGLGLEFLRHVERCTALVHVLDCATLEPGRDPLSDLDVILAELAAYEVPEGQVPLLERPQVVALNKVDVPEARDLADLVRPDLEERGYRVFEISTVSRAGLRELTFALGEIVEKHRAEVAAEPAPERIIIRPKGSEKEFSVRVEGGTYGPVYRVLGEKPVRWVQQTDFQNEEAVGFLADRLDKLGVEDELFRAGATPGATVVIGEGDSVVFDWHPSLSSAAELMTAPRGTDPRFNLDGRRTTNQRRERYHERMDAKAAARAELEAERIREGDE
- the rpmA gene encoding 50S ribosomal protein L27 yields the protein MAHKKGASSTRNGRDSNAQRLGVKRFGGQVVNAGEIIVRQRGTHFHPGANVGRGGDDTLFALSAGAVQFGTKGGRKVVNIVGAAE
- the rplU gene encoding 50S ribosomal protein L21 → MVYAVVRAGGRQEKVEVGTIVVLDRQQAKIGETLELPAVLLVDGDAVTTDAAKLAKVTVTAEVLGEERGPKIVIQKFKNKTGYKKRQGHRQDLTRVKVTGIK
- a CDS encoding DUF4031 domain-containing protein; amino-acid sequence: MAILIDDPRWPAHGRLWSHLISDSDLDELHAFAAANGIPRRGFDVDHYDVPDDAHERLVSAGARAVDGHTLVRALIASGLRVTARERRGR